In Agrococcus jenensis, the genomic window CGTCCGCGTCGCGGCGGGGCCAAGATGTGGCCATGACCGGCGCCCACCGGCCCGTGATCCGCACCCCAGACCAGCGGCTCCGGGTGTTCGTGAGCTCGACGCTCCGTGAGCTCGCTGAGGAGCGCCGTGCCGCCAGAGCGGCGATCGAGCGCATCCGGCTCGCCCCCGTCATGTTCGAGCTGGGCGCGCGTCCGCACCCGCCCCGCGCGCTCTACCGCTCGTACCTGTCGCAGAGCGACGTGTTCGTCGGCATCTACGCGGACAGCTACGGCTGGGTCGCGCCCGACGAGGAGGTCTCGGGGCTCGAGGACGAGTACAACCTCGCGCCGCCGGAGATGCCGAAGCTCATCTACATCCGCGCCTCGGAGCACCGGGAGCCGCGGCTCGAGGAGCTGATCGCGCGCATCCGCGAGGACGACTCCGCCGCCTACCTGCCGTTCGAGACGGCCGCCGAGCTCGAGGAGAAGGTCTCGAACGACCTCGCGACGCTGCTCGCCGAGCGCTTCGACGAGTCGAAGCTGCAGCCGCAGGGCGGCGCGGAGGAGATCCCGCCGACCCCCGAGTCGCGCATCCCCGTGCCCCCGACCACGACGATCGGCCGCGAGCGCGAGATCGCGGAGGTGCGGGAGCTGTTCGAGCGCGGCACGAAGCTCGTGAGCCTCATCGGGCCGGGCGGGATCGGCAAGAGCCGGCTCGCGATCGAGGTGGCGCAGAGCACCGCCGACCTGTTCCCCGACGGCCGCTACTTCCTGCCGCTCGAGGGGGTGTTCGAGCCCGGGCTGCTCGTGCCCACGATCGCCTACGTGCTCGGCATCCGCGACACCGGCGAGGCGGCGCTCGAGGAGCGCATCGCGCGAGCGCTCGCCGGCCGGCGCGTGCTGCTCGTGCTCGACAACTTCGAGCAGATCGTCGAGGCGGCGCCGCTGCTCGTGCGGCTCTTCGCGGTCGCCCCGACGGTGTCGCTGCTCGTCACGAGCCGCACCGTGCTGCGGATCCGCGGCGAGCGCGTGTACGACGTCAAGGCGCTCGCGGTGCCCGACGCCGTCGCGCGAGCCGGCCCCGAGCGCGTGCGGCGCTCCCCCGCCGGCGCGCTGTTCGTCGACCGCGCGCAGGCCGTGAAGCCCGACTTCGAGCTCACCGACGAGAACGCCGCCGCGGTCTCCGACATCTGCCGGCGGCTCGAGGGGCTGCCGCTCGCGATCGAGCTCGCGGCGGCGAAGGTGCGGCTGCTGACCCCGCGCGGCATCGCGCAGCGGCTCGAGCAGAGCCTGCCGCTGCTCACGGCGGCCGCGCGCGATCTGCCCAGCCGGCACCGCACGATGCGCGCCACGATCGACTGGAGCGTGAGCCTGCTGCCGCCCGAGCAGCGGGCGATGCTCGAGGACCTCGGGGTCTTCGCCCGCCAGTTCACGCTCGAGGCGGTC contains:
- a CDS encoding DUF4062 domain-containing protein; translation: MTGAHRPVIRTPDQRLRVFVSSTLRELAEERRAARAAIERIRLAPVMFELGARPHPPRALYRSYLSQSDVFVGIYADSYGWVAPDEEVSGLEDEYNLAPPEMPKLIYIRASEHREPRLEELIARIREDDSAAYLPFETAAELEEKVSNDLATLLAERFDESKLQPQGGAEEIPPTPESRIPVPPTTTIGREREIAEVRELFERGTKLVSLIGPGGIGKSRLAIEVAQSTADLFPDGRYFLPLEGVFEPGLLVPTIAYVLGIRDTGEAALEERIARALAGRRVLLVLDNFEQIVEAAPLLVRLFAVAPTVSLLVTSRTVLRIRGERVYDVKALAVPDAVARAGPERVRRSPAGALFVDRAQAVKPDFELTDENAAAVSDICRRLEGLPLAIELAAAKVRLLTPRGIAQRLEQSLPLLTAAARDLPSRHRTMRATIDWSVSLLPPEQRAMLEDLGVFARQFTLEAVEALGKGRPWEGQAIDGIAALVDASLVKQAEIGGRSVLSLLAVVREYALGQLKEHGEAGRMRAAHADYYSALVAAVAPGLRGAGQGDAVVQLGLELPNLRAAVRHLVHIDRLDDAGDFAWRLLVYWWIAGFFGEVRVWMLELLGKDKPITPHTRAVAWFFSLWSEMWQHPTEEVVAGLGECVRLFTESEDGDAAAMAVAARATARLQLPLPDLDTAERELREAVERLRELGNPWAEAITEVSRGRLAWLRGLTDDAQSCFDRATEVAESVGDLFTVSVAGNHQARLQLVRGEIDAAEAGCVRTLLVSVRLHFEEGVAYALEGLCAVAAARGEAERAGTLWAVADGIRQRIGVFDAEAFTVHMPQLDAIRATEPQGVAAGERYGRDLSVAEAIALALPEQEREQIAPALASW